A genomic stretch from Kogia breviceps isolate mKogBre1 chromosome 1, mKogBre1 haplotype 1, whole genome shotgun sequence includes:
- the LOC131753421 gene encoding Golgi-associated RAB2 interactor protein 4-like, translating to PYHTAQSSTGLGLFKSTMGELQQQLHNGEYDIFKYAPIFESDFIQITKRGHVIDVHNCDCTVTVGIASTSPVLQLPDIMLLARRATGCEQHAEHSQLTKGKSHKVAKTLELTRLLPLKFVRISTHDRDKRQLRVKFATGRSFYLQLCAPLDAQEDLFAYWEELIYLLRPPVDGHSRTYAVPAGDMICRTLFEEEEEDGRSPAVEDFQGEWDEDQVSIRSLHTPSEVAAVGSAAFAGGDGIQLHSHNPDTMSDVATAKAKPTVLDKEVASGLVM from the coding sequence ccgtatcacacggcccagagcagcaccgggctgggcctgttcaaaagcaccatgggggagctgcagcagcaactgcacaacggcgaatacgacatattcaagtacgcgccgatattcgagagcgactttatccagatcacgaagaggggacacgtgattgacgtgcacaactgtgactgcacggtgaccgtgggcatcgcatccaccagccccgtcctccaactcccagacatcatgctgctggcccgacgggccaccggctgtgaacagcacgctgagcacagccagctcaccaaggggaagagccacaaggttgccaagaccttagagctcaccaggctccttcccttgaagtttgtgaggatctccacgcacgatcgtgacaaacgacagctgcgcgtgaagtttgccactggccgctccttctacctgcagctgtgtgcccctctggacgcgcaggaagacctcttcgcctactgggaagagctgatttacctcctgcgaccaccagtggacggtcacagccgcacctacgccgttccagccggggacatgatctgcaggactctgttcgaggaggaggaggaggacgggaggagcccggcagtggaggatttccaaggagaGTGGGATGAGGACCAGGTGAGCATCAGGAGCCTCCACACGCCCTCTGAGGTGGCCGCGGTCGGGTCTGCAGCTTTTGCTGGCGGGGACGGGATCCAACTGCACTCCCACAATCCCGATACCATGTCCGATGTGGCCACTGCCAAAGCAAaacctacagtgcttgacaaaga